Genomic DNA from Melopsittacus undulatus isolate bMelUnd1 chromosome 2, bMelUnd1.mat.Z, whole genome shotgun sequence:
GGCAATGACAGGGATGGAGACTGGGACAGGGATAGAGactgggacagggatggagacaGGGTCAGGGATGGAGACTGGGACAGGGACAGACACTGGACATGGATGCAtcaccccagctcctggagctgtCAGTGATTCCCGGCCCCATTCCACATCCCTGGCCCCTGGTTCTGGATGGGTCCAGGAGGTGCTGCTTGCACCCAGCCTTGGATCTCACCCCAGGTCTCTCTGAGCGCCCATCTCAGGGCATCCCACTTCCAGGGGGTGTTATCCTATGGAGCAGATCCCGGGATGAGGGTGTGAGCTCTGCTCTGACAGTAGGATGATGCTTCCCCCGCACATGGGAAGCTGTTatccctccctgccctcctgGGAAGCGCTGTGATTGCTTTGCCTCCAGGGAAGTGGGATGCGGAGCAGGAataggcagcagcagtgctgtgatcCCATGGGATAGGTCCAGGGCTGTGATGAGCACAGTGAGTCCCAGTGACATCCCAGTGACAGGATGGGGTGACATCCCCCACCAGGCACTGGAGCATCCCACTGTACCAGGGATGTGTGTGCATCACTGATCCCAGCCAAGTGTCCATGGAGCTATGGATGGATCTGGAGAGACACCCCCTGAATCCCACATCTCCCAGTTGAGCCCCCAAACTGGGATGGTGCCTGAATGGGGATCATGATGTGGAGCAAAACATGGGGTACCCCAAGTGTGGGCCCCAAAGGGATGGAGAAGCAGCTCAGCTCATGGAAGTGCCTGGGTTTGGGAAGCTGATTACATCCCGATTAGCTCCTTGCAGGGATGCAGATGGAATTCCAGTGCCCCTGGTCCTTGGGGGTGCTCCCTGCCTCatttgggggtgcagggggatgGATGCTGCCCCTGCATCCCACTGGGGAGGAAGGATGCAGTGGGTGCGTGCTGCATCCTGGTGCAGCAGGGACCCCCTCCACATCCTGAGGAGGAATTTggggatcatggaatggtttgggatgaagggagcttaaagctcctccagctccaatgggcagggatcccttccactggagcagctgctccaagcccctgtgtccaacctggccttgagcactgccagggatgggaatcccaaagtccttctcaggctgctccatcccatccctcccagcctgtgtgtgctgggattGCCTCACCCTTGTCCTTGCCCTTGGCATAGGGATACAGGGATCAGCCCAGCCCGAGGCCATCAGGATTCCCTGTTTATGGCAATGAATGGGATGTGTCCTGGTGGAGGCTCTGGCTGTGCACTGAATCCCTGCTCAGTGATGAACAGGGGACCTCTGGGTAGCAAGGGGGTGCAGAGCCCCAGACATGGATCCACAGCATCCACAGGGATGGGCAGCATGGGATAGCTGCAGGAtggaggagctgggatggaAGCAGGAggaatgggatgaatgggatgaGTAGGACAAGAGGGATGAGTGAGACAAGCAGGATGAGTGGGATAAATGGGGTGGATGAGTGGGATGAGCAGAAGTGGGACAAGCAGCACAAGTGGGATGAGCAGGACTAGTGGGATAAGCGGGATGAGTGGGACCAGTGGGACAAGCAGAGTGAGTGGGATGAGTGGGGTGAGCAGGAAGAATGGGACAAGCGGGACAAGTGGGATGAGCAGGACTAGCAGGATGAGTGGGATGAGCAATTGAGTAGGATGAGTAAGAGGAGTGGGATGAGTGGGATGAATGGGATACCCTTCCTGACCCCCCCCATGCATCAAaccctccctcctgctcccgctgctctcTCCTCATCTCGGGAATGGCTTATTTTAGCTCCTGCagcttttcccccctccccgggTGGGACCTGGATTCCCGGCCCTATTAAAGCATCACCCGCATCCAGCTGCATCTGTCCATCCCCACTGGCATCTGATGCTTCCGGATATCCCGGGGGCCCGCTCGGGATCTGCTCCATGTTCCCACTGCTGGGATGCTGAGCCACCACAGAGGGACATCGGGATGGATGCACACCAAGGCCTGGCTGTATTCTACAGTGCATGTGTCTCCAGTGTGAGTAGGTGACTGGAGATGCGGCCCTGTTGGAATAACATCCGGTGTCCATGGCTTCAGATGGAAGATCCCACCTGGATCCAGCCCCACATATGAGGATGCTCCTGGGATGGTCCCAGGCAGGGTGcctggggtgcagggatggggatggtgtcCAGAGGGTGGCACTGGGGCTCGGATGGAGCCTGGAGCTGCCTGAAAACAGGAATTGTATGTACCAGAACTGTTCCTGTAGCAACATTGTCCTTGTCCTGGTGTTCCAGACAAGGGATGGAGGCAGGAATGGAGCCAACAGTGCCATGGCCATTGACATGCCTCCTGCGTCCATCACTGTGGCTTTAGGGCACCATCCTACAGAGCCAGCTCCTGGGTTCACCTCCTTCCTGTGTTGGACATTGCCCAAAACCAGACCTTTTCCCCCCAGAATGGAGCTGGTTGAGCTGGACACCCTCTGGCTGAAGGAGGTTCTATGCCATGGGGAGGGGTGTCCTGGTGCCCATCCCCGTGGCCTCAGGCCCCATTAACCCCCGGTCTCCatgctctgctctctccccagGATGCGCTGCTGAGCCTGGGGGCTGTGATCGATGCCTCGGGCCTGAGGGACTCCCTCCGCCATGCGCTGCTCTCATTGCTACCTGCAGTGGTAGGTGGGGGATTCTCCGCTGGCTCGTACCGAGGTTGGGCCCCATAGGGCAGCCCCCCATAGGCAGAGCCCTGGTTGCTCTGTGGGTGTAAGCTGGCTCCATGGGTCACCTTCCTGAGGGCCAGACCCTGCTCCACGCTGGCCATAGAGGGGAGGGAGCAGCCCTGAGTCCCTCAGGAGATGCAGGGTCCCTGATGGCATGGGGGTGCCAGTGCTGGTGGCCCTTGGGCTCATGGTGGCCCTGGTGCTGGTGATGgccctgggatgctgctggtggcccTGGTGCTATTGGTGACCCCAGCACTAGTGGTGgccctgggatgctgctggtggcccTGATGCTATTGGTGACCCCAGCACTAGTGGTGgccctgggatgctgctggtggcccTGATGCTATTGGTAGCCTTGGGATGCTGTTGGTGGCCCTGGTGCTATTGGTAGCCTTGGGATGCTGTTGGTGGCCCTGGTGCTATTGGTAGCCTTGGAATGCTGCTGGTGGCCCTGATGCTACTGGTGACCCCAGCACTGGAGGTGgccctggggtgctgctggtggcccCACAGTGCTGGTGGCCCCAACACTCATGGTGGCCCTGGTGCTGGCCCTGGTGCTGCTGATAGCCCACAGGTGCTGGTGGCCCTTGTGTCCATGGTGACCTTGGTACTGGTGGTGGCCCTGGTGCTGGTGGCCCTGCTGCCCAGTGCTGATGGTGACCCCATAGTGCCCAGTGCTGATGATGACCCCATAGTGCTGGTGTATGCGAGTGTGAGCATCCACGTGTGAGCACGCATGAGGGTgcccatatgtgtgtgtgcaagcaCATGTGCAGGTCCATACACACGcatgtgcacgtgtgtgtgtgtgtgcgccaTGGGGGATGGGCTGGGGGGGTCCCTGTCCCTCAGagcccctctccccccccaggAACATGTCTACATCTACCTGCTGGAGGGGGAAACCCGTCTGATCTGCGATGACCCCCCCCATGAGCTGCCGGCCGAGGGCAAGATCAGGTGAGCCCGGCCCTTGtgtgtgcacacgtgtgtgcatggggggggggaacatgtgtgtgcatggaggggggaacatgtgtgtgcatggaggGGTGtgaacatgtgtgtgcatggagggggtgaacatgtgtgtgcatggaggggggtgtgcacacgtgtgtgcatgGAGGGGGGggaacatgtgtgtgcatggagcGTGTGAGCTCTCATGGGACCAGCGGCTCTGGGGTTGGGCAGATCCTTGtccccccagcacagcaccatgtCCCCTCCTTGCTGTGGACCTGGGTTGGAGTGCGGGAGGTCAGGGACCTGTCCCCACCTCATCCCATCCACATCCACAGCCTCATTCATgtcccctttctcttccccatctccatcctcgTCCTTGACCCCATGCTCATTCCATCCCTACCTCCATCTCTGTCTCTATCCCATCCTCAtgccctttcccttccccatccccatttccATCCTCATCCCCGTGCTCATCTCcatccacctcctgctcctcatctcatccccatcccaccctggcCCCCATTCTCATTTTGTGCTCCTCCCCATCTTTGTCCCAATCCTTatcccttttctccttccccatcttcatcctcattcTAACCCCCACTGCCATCCTCTTtctattcccattcccatccttgTTCCCATCCTTATCCCCTTtcacatccccatcctcatcccatccctgtccccatcctgtTCCTGTCCCTACACACATCCATTGGATGAGGTTTGGCTCACAGGGAATTCCTTGGGAACTGGGTACTGGTGTGAAAGAGCATGTGCAGGGCACTGGGTGCATGCAGGGACACACATGTGCAGGGCACTGGGTACATGCAGGGACACACATGTGCAGGGCACTGGGTGCATGCAGGGACACACATGTGCAGGGCACTGGGTACATGCAGGGGACACACATGTGCAGGGCACTGGGTACATGCAGGGACACACATGTGCAGGGCACTGGGTACATGCAGGGGACACACATGTGCAGGGCACTGGGTGCATGCAGGGACACGTGTGCAGGGCACTGGGTGCATGCAGGGACACACATGTGCAGGGCACTGGGTGCATGCAGGGACACACGTGTGCAGGTGCTTCAGGTGTCTGTGTCCCTGCAGGGATGTGGTGCGGAAGCAGAAGCGGATGGAATGTGGGGGGCTGCCCCCCACCGAgctccccagccagcagctgggaCCCCTGGCAGCACCCCTGGCTCCTGGCACACAAGgtgggtgctgaggtgctgggagaggggaggtaTGGGtgtatggatggatggatggaggatggatggaggatggatggagTATGGACAgattgatggatggatgggtggatggatggagggtggatggatggatggatggatggaggatggatggatgggaggatagatggatggatggatggaggatggatCGATGGaagatggatggagggatgggtggatggaggatggatgggTGGAGGATGGATGATGACTCATTGGGGTCATGGAGGGAACATGAACCTGAGTGCTCAGTGCCACAGCCCCAGTTCCCCCAGTGCCACCCCTCTTGTCTTCCAGTGCTCATCCTCCCACTGGTGGACAAGGACAGCGGGGCCGTGGTGTGCGTCATCCTGGTGAGCACAGGCACAtgggcagggctatggggtgagaGCAAATCCCAGCCCCTGTGCTCCTCACCCCACATCCCTCCTCAGGTGCACTGCGGCCAACTGAGCGACCTGGACGAGCAGAACCTGCGGGCGCTGGAGCGACACGTGAGTGCCCCGGCTCCATCACCGGCCCCACCAAACCCCAGTCCCCGGCCCCACATCCCCAATGGGATCCATCCCTGGGACCCCATACCCAGCCCCACTGTCCCTGTGCCCCACAGACCCTGGTGGCGTTCCGGCGCCTGCAGGccctgcagaagctgcagcccTGGCCCCAGGTCAGCCTCTCCACCAGCTCATCCCAGACCTCCTTGGCCAAGGCTGAGAAGGTTCCCAACAGCAGCTACAgtgccctggactgcaagatCCTGCAGCTGTGTGGTGAGGGGGGTAGGGCAGCAGGGGGGGGtgcaggttgggcagggtgctggtgggtgctgagtGCCTCTCACCCCTCCTGCAGGTGAGCTCTATGACCTGGATGCTGCCTCGCTCCAGCTCAAGGTTGTCAACTATGTGAGTAGTCATCCTAATGGTGTCCAGCATTGGGATATCCTGTTTTATCCCCCCTGCCCATATAGAATGTCcctcaaagcaaagaaaaccttCAAGTCATCAGTAGTGACCAGGGTGAACAGCCTTGTCCTCACCATCAATAGTGACCAGGGTGAACAGCCTTGTCCTCACCATCAGTAGTGACCAGGGTGAACAGCCTTGTCCTCAGCATCAGTAGTGACCAGGGTGAACAGCCTTGTCCTCAGCATCAGTAGTGACCAGGGTGAACAGCCTTGTCCTCAGCATCAATAGTGACCAGGGTGAACAGCCTTGTCCTCAGCATCAATAGTGACCAGGGTGAACAGCCTTGTCCTCACCATCAGTAGTGACCAGGGTGAACAGCCTTGTCCTCACCATCAATAGTGACCAGGGTGAACAGCCTTGTCCTCACCATCAATAGTGACCAGGATGAACCTTTCCAGCCACAGGAAGAGGTTCTAGGGGGGCACCTGGTCCTGTGTGGCCCTTGTGGGTGCTCAGGGAGATGATCAGGGGCCGAATCCTGCTCTGGGGGGCCCGGGGCCCATTGAAGTGGTGACCCCCTCTCTATCCCCCCCCAGCTGAAGCAGGAGACCcagtccctgtgctgctgcctcctgctcgTGTCCGAGGACAACCACCAGCTCTTCTGCCAGGTGGGACCCATGGTGATCCCCCCACCCTATGGGGCCAAGGGGTCTCCTTGCACCCCCTAACCCACCTCCATGGGGCTCAGCCACCATCCCATGGGTTCTCCTCCCCACATCTCTTGTAGGTGGTGGGGGACCGTGTCCTGGAGGAGGAGATCAGCTTCTCGGTGAGTGGGGTGATGAGGGGTGGGGGGCAATGGGTGCCATGGGCTCACCCATCCCCTCCATGCACAGCTCACCTTCGGGCGCCTGGGGCAAGTGGTGGAGGACAAGAAGTCCATCACCTTGAAGGACATCAGCGAGGTGGGTCCCATCCTGGAGCCGGATGGGGACACGGTTGTGGGGGTGTCCCCCTCGGTGTGCCATGGGGTGCCCATGTGCCCTGGTCCCGCAGGAGGAGCACAAGCAGCTGAGCAGCATGCTGGGCTGCGAGGTCACCTCCATGCTCTGTGTCCCCGTCATCAGCCGTGCCACATCCCAGGTGGTGGCACTGGCCTGCGCCTTCAATAAGCTCAATGGGGAGAGGTGAGCAGGGGACCCCTTCTGGGTGCCCCTATGGGGTGAGGGCTGTGCCGTTCACTCTGGACCCTACTGAGGGCTCTGTGCTGGTGTCCCCTGCAGCTACACGGAGGCGGATGAGCACAAGATCCAGCACTGCTTCTGCTACACCTCCACGGTGCTCACCAGCACCTTGGCCTTCCAGAAGGAGCAGAAGCTCAAGTGTGAGTGCCAGGTGAGCAGCACACCTGAGCCTGTGTCATGCCAAGCACACGTGTGTGCCCCGTGTCACAGCGGGTGCTGATGGTGTCCCCTCTGTCCCCTCCAGGCCCTGCTGCAGGTGGCAAAGAACCTCTTCACACACTTGGGTAGGTGCACATGGGGATGGTGGCACCAGGGACCTCGTCCCCACTGGTGCCAGGTTGGGTCCTATTGGGATATGGTCACAGGGGGTGGTCGGGGCTTGCACTGATGCTGCACGTGTGTGTGGGTGCACATTGTATGAGCATGGAGCGCTGGGTGCATGTAgagatgtgtgtgcatgtgtgtgctgctgcacccatgtgctgctgcatgcccactgcacatacacatgcactGCTGCATGTATGTATGGACTGATGCATGCACAgatgtgctgctgcacacacactAATACACTGCTGTGTGCAcacactgctgcacacacatgtactgctgcacacacatgtactgCTGCACACACGTGTactgctgcacacacatgtactgCTGCATACACACTGCTGCATGCACACTGCATGCACATGCATGCAatgctgcacacacactgctgcacaTGCACGGCACTGCTGCATGCATGCTGCATGCACACTGCATGCACGCACACTACTGCACGCACATTGCATGCACACCCCCTGCAGTTCACAccacactgcactgcacaggctgctgcCCACTTGCATGGGCTCTGTCACCCTCTGgtgtgcacatacacatgcacacacaaacgtacacacatgcacacacatacacatgcacacacacacgtgcacacatgcacatgcatacacacGCACgtgcacacatgcatacacatacacatgcacacacacacgtgcacacatgcacacgcatacacatgcacacacacacacgtacacacatgcacacgcatacacatgcacacacacacacgtgcacacatgcacacacacacatgcacacacatacatgtgcacacatgcacacacacatgtgcacacatgcacatgcatactcatgcacacacacacacacgtgcacacatgcatacacatacacatgcacacacacacatgtgcacacatgcacacacatacacatgcacactcaTACATGTCCACACGCATGTGCAGACCGCATCCCTCTGTGCTCCCACACCCCCGCAGTGGGGGGTGCAGGCAGAGCCCCCCTTTCATGGCATGGGTGTGCAGGGAGAGCCCGATGGGGAAGCAGGAACCGGGGGGGGCGTACTCGGGCAGCCCCTTCCCACCCGCTCCATGACCCCCCCCTCCCGCAGACGACGTCTCCGTCCTGCTCCAGGAGATCATCACCGAGGCTCGGAACCTCAGCAACGCCGAGATGTGAGtgagccccgggggggggggacaccatCGGGGTgctgggccccccccccctcgggtGCCAGCAGCGTCTGTTGCAGATGCTCCGTGTTCCTGCTGGACCGGCTGAGCCACGAGCTGGTGGCCAAGGTGTTTGATGGAGGAGTGGTGGATGATGAGGTGAGTGAGGGGGGACCGGGTCCTGTCCTCAGGGTGATGGAatcatgggatgggttgggatgaagggagcttaaagctcctctgGTTCCAtccaggcagggaccccttccactggagcagctgctccaagcccctgtgtccaacctggccttgagcactgccagggatggggcagccacagcttctctgggcaccctgtgccagcgcctcagcaccctcccagggaacagcttctgccttatctccaacctgaacttcccctgtttcagtctgaacccatcaccccttgtcctatcactgcagtccctgatgaagagcccctctccagcatccttggagcccccttcagacactggaagctgctctgaggtccccatgcagcttctcctctccaggctgagcatccccagtgctcccagcctggctccctcTGGACCACACCGCACAGCTCAGTGCCATTATGGGGACACTGATGGTGCCTCCATCCATGTCCCTGCTCCAGAGCTACGAGATCCGCATCCCTGCAGACCAGGGCATCGCTGGGCACGTGGCCACCACCGGCAAGATCCTCAACATCAAGGATGCCTATTCCCATCCTCTCTTCTACCGCGGCGTGGACGACAGCACCGGCTTCCGCACCCggaacatcctctgcttccCCATCAAGAACGAGAGCCAGGGTGAGGGTGCTGGGGACATGGGTGATGGGGTCCATGTGTGTGGTGGTGGAAGGGTGCCCTGGGCATGGGGATGGCAGCAGGCCCTGCACATAGGCACTATGTTGGCCCAAGGATGTGGCCACCAATGGGTCCCTCAGTACGTGGGCACAGCACCGTCAACAGCATCCGGGCACTGTTCCGGTGCCATGATCCTGTCCCCAGCCCATGGGCATAGCACTGTCCCTGGTACACAGACATGATCCTGTCCCTAGAACAGCATGTTCCTACCACATGGGCACCATCCTGTCCCCAGCCCATGGGCACAGCAGTGTTCCTGGTACATGGGCACAATCCTGTCCTCAAACACATAGGCACAGCTTTGTACCCAGCACATGGATATGATCCTGTCCCTAGCACAGGACCACAATCCTGTCCCCAGAGTGTAGGCACCATCCTGTCCCCAGCCCATGGGCACAGCATTGCCCCTGGGCACCATCCTGTCCCCAGCATCACTGTCCCCAGCACATGGGCCTGATCCTGTCCCCAGCCCATgggcctgatcctgcccctgtgcccCCTCCATCTCCCTGCAGAGGTGATTGGGGTGGCAGAGCTGGTCAATAAGATCAATGGGCCCTGGTTCAGCAAGTTCGATGAGGACCTGGCCACTGCCTTCTCCATCTACTGCGGCATCAGCATCGCCCATGTATGAACCTGGGGCGAGGGGGATCCAGGGATGGACAAAGCACAGGGGTGATGGGGGATGTTGTGTGGTCCCTCGTCCTTGGGGTTAAGTGGTggtgtggatgggatggggtgggatgagatgggatgggatgagatgggatgggttgtgatggaatgggatgggatgagatgagATGAAATGGGATGGTATGGATAGggtgggataggatgggatgggatgggatgagatgagATGAAATGGGATGGTATGGATaagatgggatggggtgggttGTTATGGGATGAGACAGGATGAActgagatggggatgggatggaatgggatggggtggaatgggatggatgggatgggatgggt
This window encodes:
- the PDE2A gene encoding cGMP-dependent 3',5'-cyclic phosphodiesterase, with the protein product MGQGCGHSILCRSQPYQAAASDLRGQQVFLKAEDAAPGSEVLQDALLSLGAVIDASGLRDSLRHALLSLLPAVEHVYIYLLEGETRLICDDPPHELPAEGKIRDVVRKQKRMECGGLPPTELPSQQLGPLAAPLAPGTQVLILPLVDKDSGAVVCVILVHCGQLSDLDEQNLRALERHTLVAFRRLQALQKLQPWPQVSLSTSSSQTSLAKAEKVPNSSYSALDCKILQLCGELYDLDAASLQLKVVNYLKQETQSLCCCLLLVSEDNHQLFCQVVGDRVLEEEISFSLTFGRLGQVVEDKKSITLKDISEEEHKQLSSMLGCEVTSMLCVPVISRATSQVVALACAFNKLNGESYTEADEHKIQHCFCYTSTVLTSTLAFQKEQKLKCECQALLQVAKNLFTHLDDVSVLLQEIITEARNLSNAEICSVFLLDRLSHELVAKVFDGGVVDDESYEIRIPADQGIAGHVATTGKILNIKDAYSHPLFYRGVDDSTGFRTRNILCFPIKNESQEVIGVAELVNKINGPWFSKFDEDLATAFSIYCGISIAHSLLYKKVNEAQYRSHLANEMMMYHMKVSDDEYTKLLNEGIQPVATIDPNFASFTYTPRSLPEDDTSMAILSMLQDMNFINTYKMDRQTLTRFCLMVKKGYRDPPYHNWMHAFSVSHFCYLLYKNLELVNYLEDIEIFALFISCMCHDLDHRGTNNSFQVASKSVLAALYSSEGSVMERHHFAQAIAILNSQGCNIFDHFSRKDYQRMLDLMRDIILATDLAHHLRIFKDLQKMAEVGYDPKNKQHHSLLLCLLMTSCDLSDQTKGWKTTRKIAELIYKEFFSQGDLEKAMGNRPLEMMDREKAYIPELQISFMEHIAMPIYKLLQDLFPKAAELYERVASNREQWTKVSHKFTIRGLPSNNSLDFLDEEYDPQLNGCLEPEGGHPMAGAE